TGTATATCAGTATATGTATCTTGTTAATtagttatatatttaatttaatttattaggtatatttatttattatactaAATTATTaggtatatttatttattatactaaataaaaagttaggactctatatataatgaattatattttataaatgttgtattaattaatttttattgttcaAATCcgttaataatataatttgataTTAATCCTAAATTATCAAAAATACAACATTCATATTTTTAGTTGATTatacatttaattttaataaatctgTTAGATATTTAATTTCGTGTACATTAATtagttatatatttaattttaataaatctgTTGGTGATAATTTTTCATGTGAAATAGGTTTTAGATCTTCTTCAACTCTTGCTGCTAGCTACTTTACTTTGAAAAAAGAAGGGAAATTATCATTTGAAAGAGGTAATTATaattttcttatattttcttttaaatactatttaagtttttaatatcTGATTTGcatataaaagaataaatttcttgcctttagaatatatatagatttttaatgaatagattttttaaaatcCTTATTTGTAATCCCTCTTAGTCATGTCAATCGATAAGTCATGGATTGGAAAACCACGAACCACGCACGAGTATAAAGATGGTTTAAACAAGTTTTTGGATTTTGCTTTTAAGCATCGATCTCTCGCGGGTCGTCAGATTAAATGCCCTTGTCCGGTGTGTGGTTTTGGCAAGTGGCAAACAAGAGAGAAAGTTTTTGAACATTTAATAGTCAAGCCATTTCCAGAAAACTACAAAGTTTGGTATTGGCATGGTGAAGAAGTAGTTGGAGTTGGGTCACAAGTTCATCAAACTAGTCACAGTGTACAAGATGATTCGACATCTCAGCATCCAATGGTAACAATGCTCAATGACGCGTTTGGAGTTGCTGGACCTGACTTGAATGAAGATGGAGATGGAGATGAAGACAACATAGAAGATGGAGATGGAGACAATGCAGAAAATGAAGAGCACAATGGAGAAAATGTAGAATTTTACAAGTTGTTAGAAGATGGCAATGAACAATTGTATGAAGGGTGCACAAAGTATTCAAAATTGTCTTTCTTAATTAGTCTGTATCACATAAAGTGCTTATATAGAATAAGCGACAAAGCCATGACCGAAATTCTCAAGTTATTAAAAGATGCCTTTGGAAATGCAAAGATTTCAAATACATTCTATGAGGCCAAGAAAACCATAAATAAACTAGGGCTTAATTATACCAAGATACCTGCTTGCCCTAATGACTGCATGTTATATTGGGGGGAGGATGAAGATTTGCAAGAATGCAAAAGATGCAAGACATCTAAATGGAGCGATgctaaaaagaagaaaccagCAAAGATCTTGCGATACTTTCCACTAAAACCGAGACTTCAACGATTATTCATGTGTTCTAAGACTGCTCAATCAATGCAATGGCATGCTTTGGCAGAAAAGAAAGATTCGAAGATGAGGCATCCGCGAGATTCTGAAGCTTGGAAGACATTTGATTTACTTCATGATAGGTTTGCCGAAGATCCTCGAAATGTACGTCTTGGTCTTGCAGCTGATGGATTCAACCCCTTTGGAGCTATGCGTACAAACTATAGCGTTTGGCCAGTGGTGCTTATTCCATACAATCGGCCTCCATGGGAGTGCATGAAGCCAACATCACTTATCTTGTCAATGATTATTCCTGGAGAGAAAATGCCGGGGAACAACATAGACGTATACTTACAACCTCTTATTAAAGAGTTAAAAGAGTTGTGGTATGATGGTGTTCAAACATTAGATAGGTTTAGGAATGAAATGTTTACATTGCGAGCAGCATTAATGTGGACAATTAATGATTTTCCAGGCCTTGGTAACTTATCTGGGTGGAATGTACACAGTAAATATGCTTGTCCTACATGTAACTTAAGCACTGattcatatagattaaagcATGGTGGAAAATGGTGTTTTTTGGGGCATCGCCGTTTCTTAGAAAGGGGTCATAAGTTTAGGCTAAGTCGTGCAAAATTTAATGGAAAAGTTGAGTTGAGGGATCCCCCAGCAGTACTAACAGGATCAGAAATATTGGAACAACTTGAAGGAATCAATGTTTCATTTGGGAAAGAACTACAGGAAAGTAAAGGTAAGAGGATTCGACGAAAAGTTgttgaagaagatgatgaatcgGGGATGTGGAGGAAGAAaagcatatttttttatcttcctTATTGGGAGTCTAACTTATTGCGCCATAATCTAGATGTTATGCACATTGAAAAGAATGTTTGCGACAATGTATTATACACTTTGCTCAATGAGACTGGAAGGTCAAAGGATAATCTCAAAGCTCGTAAGGATCTTAAAGAAATGGGTATAAGGAAAGATTTATGGCCAGATGAAAATGGGAGATATCATCCATCTTTGTTCACAATGTCAAATTCTATGAAAGATATATTCTTGCGTACTATAAAGAATATTAGAGTACCAGATGGTCTCTCGAGTAATATTTCACGGTGTGTTGACCTGAAGCAAAGAAAGCTTTCTGGATTGAAGAGCCATGATTGCCACGTTCTTATGCAGCAACTATTACCCATTGCCATACGTAATGTGCTGCCAGATAAAGTTACTGCAGTGCTAATAGAGTTGTCTTCATTCTTTCAGCAGTTGTGCTCTAAAAGCTTAAGTCTTACAGAACTTGAGAAGCTCCAACCTCGAATTATCCTTACCCTTTGTCATTTAGAAATGTTGTTCCCTCCTTCTTTCTTTACAATCATGGTTCATTTAACTTGTCATCTAGTTGATGAAGCAAAACTCGGAGGACCAGTACACTATAGGTGGATGTATCCTATTGAGAGGTAAATATCTCTTTTCAATCATTATTCATTTAACTTATCACTTAGTTATATCTTGCTTAGGTATTTAACCTGTCACTTAATTATACAAACTAGGTATTTAGGTCATTTGAAGTCCTATGTACGAAACAAAGCTAAATCAGAAGGTTCTATAGCTGAGGGATACGTGGCTGAAGAAGCTCTTACATTTTGCTCTCGATACTTAGAAGGAATTGAGACAAGATTTAATAGGCCACCACGTGTTGATGATCGTCTAGATGATAATTACAGTACACATGTGGATTCCCTTTTTCCACAAATGGGGAACTCAAAGGGAGCTTTCACAGTATTTGAGTTGTCACCTATGGAAAAAAAACAAGCACATCGATATGTGGTTTTAAATTGTCCATATGTCAAACCGTTCATTGAGTAAGTGCTTAAGGATTTTcgtacatttttttatttacttgaaaatAGTTGTTTAGTTAGAGTTAAACTTCCATATCTGACAGTGACTTCAAAGATTTTGTACGAAGACGATCTAAGGGTAGAAGGCCTTCAAATGTAGAGATAGAAAAAAGAGTCAATAAAGATTTTGTTACTTGGTTTCCTGCGCAGGTAAATAGAGAagtgataattttttattaatattgaGCTAGTATTTGTGGATATAATAACTAATATCTCTATCATAATAGCTTATGAACCCAGATATTATGAATACTGTGCATGAGGATTTGAGATACTTAGCAAGGGGTCCATCACGATATGCCAAGAGGTTTTCTACATTTAATATTAATGGGTTCTCCTTTCGAACTACCAATCGAGACAAAGGGTTAAAGACCCAGAATAGTGGAGTTTTTTTAATATCTTCAACTCCTTGTGTTGCTAGCGCTAGTGATGCTGATGTTAGGAATGCTGATTTGTCATATTATGGCAAACTAGAAGATATTATAGAACTAAACTACAATGGCCGATTTCGGGTTACTTTATTCAAATGTAAATGGGCTGACACCACTAGAGAACGGGGCTGTAGAAAGGATATTTGGGGTTTTACTTCTGTTAATTTTTCACGAGTAATACACAGTGGTGACCGAGAGGAGGATGATCCATATATTGAAGCCTCACAAGCTCGAATGGTTTATTTTGTCAATGATGAAGTGAATAAAGATTGGAGTGTTGTCGTGCATTTGAAGCCAAGAGATTCATATGATATGGGGGGAAATGAAGATGATGAACCATGCGAGAATGAGCCATGGTTAGAGCAAAACTTAGATTCTTTATTTGAAAATGGTGATAATCTATCATTGTTAAGAGATGAGGTAGATGATGAACTACTAGATAATAACATTGGAGAAGACGAACACATGTCAGAATAGTGGGTGAGTTTTATTAATAAGTGGtttattatagaaaaataatttttgtctacatttctttttcaatttaacttttgtttgtaaattttacataaatatGTTGTTTAGACTCATTAATTGATTTAATGGAACTACTAAACCTTGATGCacattttattctatatttattaattatttatttgatctattATGCAGATATGCCAAAGCAAAAGAAGTACAAGAATTTACTTAAAGCAGCAGCTGCCAATTCTTCACAAGACAAGTCAGTAGCAGCTGCCAATTCTTCACAAGACAAGTCACTAGCATCAAATGCATCACAAGTCAAGTTCCTAGCAGCTGCAAATTCCTTCCGAAACAAGTCGGCAGCAGCTGCAAATTTCTCCCGGGACAAGTCGGCAGCAGCTGCAAATTCCTCCCAGGACAAGTCAGCAGCTTCAAATTCCTCCCGAGATAAGTCGACAGCAGTTGCAAGCTCCTCCCGAGACAAGTCGGCAGCTTCAGCTTCAAATTCTTCTGAGCCATCATCAGTTGCTCCAACTATATCTGAGCATCCATCCGAACCTAAACGTAAACGTGGGCGTGAATCTAAGCATTACTGGACTGTTGATGCCATAGGTATGTAATATTCTCAAATGTAATATTCTCCAGCCACCTATCACACTATTTCTTTCACTCCTCTTCCTTTCCAAATTTCACTATCTTCCAATTTACATGTCCTTGTTCAGATTTTCCTCCAAAATATTTATGAGCCATGaaaatttgttaaattaaaaaagactTTAAAATTTAGACAAATAAACCCACCTAAAAGACTCATTTCCACTTTGATTTCTAGAAATATTAAGCTGATTGTTGAAGTTTAGCTTCTTCCTCATTTAATTTCTATAGAGGCAATGCTTGGTCATTAAAACATTATCACAACAAAGAGCAAAATATTCAGAATAACAAAAAAGTTTTGAAGTTATTGATCTTCACGCATATATTTACATATGCATGATTTCTCTAAAGTTGATAATTCCATATTAAAGAAAATTAGATACCAGATCTGAATGAAAACTTTTGGCATAGcatgatttcttgttttaataATGACATTTATCTTGCAGTGGATATTACTAATATTAGCCTATTTTCACCTTGATTCGGAATTCTGATGTATAATATATAGTATTATATATGTTGCTGTTACATTATACCCTGTACAAGAATCAatcttttataatatatatctaTCATCATATGTTTTATTCTTTAGTTGCTCAATTActcatttatttatatttatttatctattttagaTGAATATGAAAATAGTACACGCCTTCATTTATTAGTGAAGGATGTGCATAATTTGCCAGAAGGTTTGCGCATAGTTGTCAATTTTGATAGACAACATGCAGCAATAGGAGAAGCAGCCGGACTCCTTGCAGGAATTTGTGGGCAATTGGCCACTGATTGTGTAGCATTTCCAATCAGTTTTGATAAGTGGTCAGACATTCCAGAGAGCtattttgaaaatcaatggAATATTTTTTTCCAAGTAAGAAGATTACTAAGACTCTAAAGCTTATTTCTTTGTCATTATTTAGTTATATTTGttagttaatatatattctttgtTCCATATTAAAGGCTCGATTTTGCTTCAAAGTATGTGATAGCTTGGCCAAACGATTTCTGCTCCAATCGCTTGGCAAAAAATGGAGGGAACATAGGATAAAGCTTTGGAACGAGTTTTATGATCCGAGGTTGAGTAAAACCGAGATCATAAATAATACACCAGAAGATATTGCTCTTGATCAGTGGGCTTTATTCGTAGAATATTGTTTGAAGCCTGAAACTCAGGTAAGTACTTACAATCCTAGTTAAATGTTGTCCCACTAAAAAGCCTTATATATTTTGCTGCTGTAAATAGGATATTGAATTCATATGGAATGTTGTGAATGCATGTTTAACTCTATTTAATTGTGTTCAAATTTATCTTTCAGAATCTTTGTAAGAGGAATCAAGAAATTCGGCAAAAACAAACAATTCCTCATACTTCAGGTGCTAAATCAATTGCAAGAAGAAGGGCTGAATTGGTAATCATTTCTATGTGTGGATTTcatacatttaattttattttggcaTTATccaatttttcaatttaattccaCTTGTCTCCACAACTATTATGAGAATTGTCATGATAAAATATCAACACAACTTTCACAGGTTCATTTCTATGTTGGTAATCATGAATTGgtaatcatcaataacattaaTTTCTCAGCTTTATGTTTAGTTTGCTGccattattatattttatatagcATAGGAGTCATTATGTTAGCACCTAATGCATCTCAGTTGTTATATTGTTGCTGTTAGTAACTTAATTTTATGCATATCTTTTCTTCAGTGATATATTTCTTGATTAAAATAAACTTACTCTGTTATATCATTTGTATCAACCAGAACACCTAATACTTACTCTTTTACTCTGTTTTAGTGTTTTCTAATTGCTCGATGGCTCTGATAGTGTTTTACTGGTTCACCAGTTGCTGATGGCTcctaatttttttgttcatatttgcTCATGGTCTGTGGCTGTGCCTGTTTTTAATTTCTGTGGCTTAGGCTGTTTTTACTggttcatatttttttatttttcattgatTTCTGTGGCTTAGGCTGTTTTTACTagttcatatttttttatttttcattgtgCTGTGGCTGTTTATAATTTCTGTGGCTTAGGCTGTTTTTACTggttcatatttttttatttttcattgtgCTGTGGCTGTTTATAATTGCTTGATGGCTCTGATAGTGTTTTACTGATTTTGTGCTTCTACTCATTGATTTTGTGCTGCTGCTGTTTTTTAGACGGAAGAGAGGTAAAATTCCAGTAGAATTAGCTGGAATGTTTCCTACTCAACAAATTTCACAGGTACAAATACAATTTATGTTCTTAATACCTTATTCCATGTGTAATACAAAAAAGTTGTTAAGTATCTTAATGGACTGGATCTACCAAATATGGACTATGCaacatttaattaattaatttatttcagGTATAGTACAGTAGCCATAGTTAAATGTAattaaacaataattttttcttGATGTATTATGGACAACATAATCTCACATTTGGCTGTTTGTGTTATGGCATAATGCATGGGGGCATTTCGTGGTACGACACCCTTTTTAGCATAATTATTAGTACGAACCTCATCAATGACCTATCAGATACAATGGTAATAATAGAAAGCATTATTGACTTTATATATGTCTCAGTCATATAAGTATATATTTGGCAGAGTAGTGCTTCCTGATTATTTTAGGATTGGTCCTTACAATAATGAgcatattatatattgttggcaTATTATAAGACTCATAATAATTATGGGCTCATTTTTGTATAGTGAAAGCTCATTGTTATCTATAtgttaaattagttaaattagtGTGAGTTTCCTTTTCCTAATTCCCAGAAAACAGAAGATTTATTGTGCAAAAGTGCAGTTTTCTTTTTTGATggaataaatttatattaatagttTCAGATTcaattttatatctttttttattgtactcataattatatttttgttgtagGGATTGGATCAAGAGAGTGAGATTCCATCACCAAGAGAGTTAGGAAGTAGGTCTTCTGGAGCGAGCAACAAAGAAGCATGATCTTGTATGATAAAGATTTTATGTATTAAGTATTATAGATATATGTTAAAGACAAATTATTGAAAAATGTTATCTTTGATACTTTGTTTTTggattatgattttttattttcggAGATTGTGTATGAATTAAAAATCTTGTTATGATGTTTGATTTAAGGTTATGCTTTTTGGTTATGAGATTTTAAAGTTTGAGTTCTAAAAATGTCACTTTAAATATATAGTTTCAATCTcattttaaaaagtataaaattgtAATTAGGTAAAAACGACGGCTAAAAATGccattttaaacaaaaatgGTGCCATTATATCCTGGTAAAAACGGTAGTTAAAAAATACCATTTTAATCGAAAAGGATGCCACTAAACCTGGTAAAAACGGCGGGTATAAACGCCATTTTAATCGAAAAGGATGCCACTAAACCCGGTAAAAACGGCGGTTACAAACCGCCATTTTAAACGAGGAAGATGTCATTAAACCCAGGTAATTACGGCGGTTACAAACCGCCATTTTAAACGAGGAAGATGCCATTAAACCCAGGTAATTACGGCGGTTACAAACCGCCATTTTAAACAACAGCAAAACCGCCGTTTTATCTGGTTAAAATGG
Above is a genomic segment from Arachis stenosperma cultivar V10309 chromosome 1, arast.V10309.gnm1.PFL2, whole genome shotgun sequence containing:
- the LOC130934075 gene encoding uncharacterized protein LOC130934075, encoding MPKQKKYKNLLKAAAANSSQDKSVAAANSSQDKSLASNASQVKFLAAANSFRNKSAAAANFSRDKSAAAANSSQDKSAASNSSRDKSTAVASSSRDKSAASASNSSEPSSVAPTISEHPSEPKRKRGRESKHYWTVDAIDEYENSTRLHLLVKDVHNLPEGLRIVVNFDRQHAAIGEAAGLLAGICGQLATDCVAFPISFDKWSDIPESYFENQWNIFFQARFCFKVCDSLAKRFLLQSLGKKWREHRIKLWNEFYDPRLSKTEIINNTPEDIALDQWALFVEYCLKPETQNLCKRNQEIRQKQTIPHTSGAKSIARRRAELCGGGGIVMVPLLRRRQCPTSSVTTGSSSAAASSVGVFAVRFGSVLSQKLIRSEHYV